The following DNA comes from Watersipora subatra chromosome 8, tzWatSuba1.1, whole genome shotgun sequence.
GCCATTcacaagcggatgtttggtgaaatttgattttttgcaaacctttaaaaaagtctttaacgaaaatattttgccgatagtggtaatgtaataatgacgcctaagaactactaaaagttagtttttatctcaatggcttggaataaagtgatattctaaagcgataacaaccgtctcggcagccgttgggcaaaaaactgttcgagttaacgaagttaaggtcgagttatctaaagcaatttatcattgcgtgggaatggaccaagcaaatccgtttgagttaatCATGTGcttgagctatccgagggcgggttatccgagtttcactgtatttaaaaataatatacttGAGAATGTAATTATAGACAGTTCTATAGTAAAACTTGAACCATAACTAACCAAAACAATctcagtttttttatgaaaggtagaaaaactatttaaaactgctagtagcttgttacaggatgtttaataggctgaacaccgagaaaaatgagcttaaaaaagcgcgataacaacgctagtttgtgataaaaagctttttgagctcatttttcttggacTTCAGCCTATCAAACATCTCGTAACAAACTACGAGCaactttaaaaagtttatctacctttcaaaaaAGAATGAGAAAaatttgaaggctgaatttacataataatgggttttgagacacccatctctatcactCTAACTCAGACTAAACATCCTCAACTTCCGTTCCTATTAAGCTAGCATACGttacatatttatgggcggaacTCGTTGTGcggatcgtgttgttttcgagaccgatattgaaattttgtaaaaaagccttcatgactttgaaagttagttgacCAATTCTACTTAGAgaacaaaatcggaatcagcgtgacTGATTTAGCAAGAAAATATGATGAAAGCTGTAGAtagcagttatggtttaacccTCAAGTTTAACAGATTACTACAGTATGTAGTAATCTGTTAGACTTGAGTAATCCGTGCATTTTGTACTGCATTATTCATACATGCATTACCAATCTTTAAAGACTTGCAGTACCCATTTTGGTTACCtattaataataatgtgctAGCAAGCGTCATTCTGTAACGGCGCTCGAGAGGAGAATGGAAGAGAGGAGAATGGAAATATTAATAAATGGGGTGAGAAAAGGGAAACTTTTCCACTATTTGACTGGTAAAGTCATATAGTAACCGCGCTATTATATTGTAACCGTGCTATTTCACCATTTGAAAATTGTGATAAAGTATTTTATCAAACgcatacaaaatatatttcaactCCTATCTGTAATGATATCTGGTACTACATTAAAATAATCAGCTGTCAGGAAACATTAAACTGCATCTAAATGATGCGAAGGATCTTATGCCAAGCATGGAATATTGGCCCGTGTTGTTCACTAAATATATACCTGTAGCATTTAGCTGTGACGATCCTTCTCAAAAGTCCTGATAAACATTTTTCACTAAAAAATTTGCTATGGGAATTACTTTCAGTCTAATAATCTAGTAGAGTTTAATAAATGTGGTAAGCTTACGTGTAAAAACATTTATgatagaagacaacttctgtACGGGAATATCTGATAGGAGTCAACaatgaaacattttaataaCAAAACTCTTCAGCTGAGGGTAAGTATACTTTCTTAAATTTGACACATATTTGAATACTCTGTGTTTAAGGAGGCCTAATTTGATTTTGAAGTCAACTCAACTAAAAAGAGTTCATTGTTTAATAAAATCCGATAACTAGAAAAATAGAGGTAAGACGTGATGTCACCTTTAATGAAACCAAGCTCGGTTTACCAAATCAGTCGTCAAAGCCAAGTGTAGACAACTCTGAAGGGGTGAATATTGACCTATCAGAAAATGAAAAGGCTCCTCCAACACCGACGATTACACATAGGCGATCACCACGTTCCACTCAACCCAATGTTCGGTTTGGTATTGATGATTTCACAAACCTTGGTCACTCTGTTCACTCAGCAATCAACATTGTGGAGCCTCTTAGTTTGTCGCAAGCACAGGCTAGCACAATTCGTGATGCCTGGATCAAAGCCAGCAATGATGAGTATCAATCACTGATCAACAATGATACATGGAAACTAGTTGATCTTCCGCCCGAGCGCAAAGCGATTGGCTCTAAGTGGGTTTTCAAAGCTAAACACTCGTCTGATGGGTCTATAAGTAGATTCAAAGCTCGACTTGTGGCAAAGGGATATGCACAAAAGGCTAGGGTGGATTACGATGAAACATATGCCCCCGTGATTCACAGAACATCTCTGCAAGCACTCTTATCGGAtgctgttgagagagatatgatgatACACCAAATGGATGTACAAACGGCTTTTTTGAATGGAAAACTGTCAGAAGATGTACAGGTGTATATGAAACAGCCAGAGGGTTTTGTTGTGCCGGGTAAAGAAAATTTAGTCTGCAAACTTAATCGCTCGCTGTATGGACTTAAACAGTCGCCTAAATGTTGGAACATGGTATTAGATGAATTTTTTAAACCATTAGGTTTCATGCAGTCCTCTGCTGACAACTGTGTGTATATTCGCTGGAAAAAATGACCAGAAAGTGATGATTGGTGTCTACGTAGATGGCTTGTGTATAATGTCAGACACTGGTGCTCAGATGACCGAATTAAAATCTGCTCTCTCGTCTCGTTTCAAAATGGCGGATCTCGGACCGCTTCATCATTGTCTGGGATTACTTATTGAGAGAGGAGAAAATTCTATGCGTCTAAGTCAGAAGCCTTACATTCATCAAATAATTCAAAAGTTCAACATGGAAAACTGTAAGCCTGTCGCAACTCCGGCAGCATATGTCAAGCTGAGTCACAAAGATGGAAGCAAATTAGCAGATCCCAATCTCTATCAATCGATGGTAGGAAGTCTACTATATGCTGCCGTATCTACTCGTCCAGAGATTGCTGAAGCAGTAGGAGCTTTAGCCAAGTTCAACGCTTGCCCCACCCAGACTCACTTGACCGCAGCCAAACGAGTAATACGCTACCTGAAGGGCACCAAAGATTTATGCCTGAAATTTAGAAAGCAAGGTAAACCAATGGTTGGATACACAGATGCGGATTATGCGAGCGACGCTGACCAGCACTCGAAATCGAGTGCAGTCTTCATTAATGCTGGTTGTCCAATCAGCTGGTCCAGCAAGCGTCAGTCAGTCATTGCTCTCTCTCTACTACGGAATCAGAATATATTGCGTTGTTTGATGGTGTTGTTGAGTGCATGTGGTTACGTCAGCTATTCTCAGATATTGGAACCACGCAACTTAATTTTACAATCATCTTTGTGGATAATCAATCAGCTGCAGCGATCGCAGACAGCCAGAAAACTAGCAAGCGTACAAAACACATAGATGTAAAATACCACTACGTTCGTGAGGCGATTGAAGCTGGTGATGTCTGTACCGAGTTTTGTTCGACAAATGATAATATCGCTGACATATTCACGAAGCCGCTGCCACATGATCGATTTGTCAAATTTAGAGACATGTTGGGTTTGAGTTAATTAATTGTCTGACCACTGAACACAAGACtgttatatttttgcttttcCGTTGATTACGATcattgtattttttttgtgtgtcACAAACTGGCTGTTGGTGCTACCATGTAACTGAGTGGaagtattgtaataatagcagcttcatggttttaaaaactatctcgttgtgctttctgaaaactttctgctttttgttacaatagcctTTTCATAATACCTTCCCTTTGTTcacaactgtcaagatgaacacagctaataaagtttctgtcaataaactgaatgttcaAAGTATCTAAACAACAAACTCAACTAAACAGAGTTCATTGTTTAATAAAACCTTTCCCATGATTAAAAGTCATGTCTCTAGGCAAATTTAATTTCATTGCTTTTATTTGTTAATACACTGATGATAACTTCATTTTTTagtcattttaaataaattagtaTAATATGACGATATGTTCAAATTGCCTTTAGATTCCTATTACTGTCCAGAGCTTAACTTATCACGCATTGCTTGTGTTTTCAAGGTCTCTTTGAGACAAATTACCACAGTCAGTTAAAGAACAGTGAATGATAAGCAACCAAAAGATTGAATTTTGCATCTCTTAAATTGTTCGGATTCACTTTTTAACTACAAATATAGAGTATTATCATGTCAGTTACTTGAATATTACTAACAGACCTGGTCATATGCCATCAACTGTTTGACAAATTTTAGTAATATTCTTTTAGTTATCTACAGGTTTCAGAAACAGTGAATGCGCTAGAGCTAAGCAGAACAGTGATAACTGAGGAGTCATTCTTCAAGATTTTTAGCACTAAAGGATCATAAAACTAAAAGAGTCAAGAATATAGGTAATATCGGAGGGACTCATCTGTAAATCATTGAAGATTTCATGCAACATCTTATGTTAAGTCTATCCTAAGTATAGAAAGAATTATACAGCAATATAGATGCGGACTAAAATGTCCTTCTAATTGAATGCATGATggtaaaagttgaaaaactaaGAGACCATCAAGAATATATTACACAGTTAGAGTCAAACATGAATCTAGAATTGGAACACATGATAGATTTTTATTTATCCGCAGGTTCCAAAAACAACCATAGACCCAATAGAACCAGGGATAGAAGTTATATCTGAAGTGCAACTCTCTAAGCCTCTAATCTTTAAGTGAGAAGAAAAAGTATATGATGACAATTGATAGAAAGCATGATATAAAAGAATAGCATAAAAGACGTTCACGCATGACTGAGCTATCAGGCCAAGGTCTCTTGGAAATTTGAAGGTCTTTTGAAACTATTTGTGATAGTGTTATTGGGACGAAATATAGTGGGTTTATCATCAACTAAGTTACGATGGTGATACTTCACCTTTTCTATTTTCTGATGAGATATATTAGCCTGAGCTCTCATAATAacatttgattgattattgaACACAGTATTACAACTTAAGCATACGGTGCTGTGAATATGTAAACTTTCTCTTTCGTAGATGTAACATTATGAATTACAATTGCTCATTTTAGAAGCTGCAAGGCATATGAGAAAAAGGAAGAATGAGACACTGGCTGTCAGAAGAGATAAATGGCTTTGCAAAGTTATGTTGCTGCCGATGCCAAAATGTTGAACAATCCTTTGCTAAAAACAATGACAACGCTTCCGCGTATTCAGTTTTTGTATGACAGTATTTCACATTTTGGGAAAAACAGAGTATACCCACACAGATTTAAGCATGACTCAAGACAAATCATAAAGATAGAGTTAGAATGCGAATAGAACCAAAAATATAGGAGGGGCTAATCTCTAAGCATTTGAATATTTCATGCCGCAACTTGTGTTAAGTCTAATATAGATTTAAAACTGCAAGGAATTATAGAGACAGACTATAATGACCTACTTAAAAGCATGATGGTAGGAAAATGTAAACAACTGAAAGACTACCCAGACTATATTGCATGTTCAGAGTCATGCTTGATTCCAAAAATAAAAGACATGATAGGTTTCTATTTATTCCAAAACAAACCATGAAACCAATAGAAACAGGGATAGAACTTATATCCGAAGAGCCAATTTGTAAGTCTATAATCTCCAAGTAAGAGTAAATATTATCTGATGACAATCAATATTAGGCACTGAATAATTGAAAAACATGAGAGTGGCATACGATTGACTCAGCTGGCTTGATGGTACGTGTATCTCTACCATATGTACCATCAGCAAACAAGGATATCATGAAGGCATCAAGCCTTACGAAGGAGTTGCCATCCTTTCAGCACAATGATCTTCATGAGAATAAAGagaaatttattataatatggATAAAGTTGAAGCAGTTTGCCGAAGATACAAAGGGCTAAAATTATTATATGTGAAAAGACTAGCAGCATAAATAAATACTTATTTATGACACTTGTGTGGgtcatttttgtaacatttcgAAAGGGAAACAAAATCAGTTTTATGTGCCACTTTAAAGGCGTCAGCATTGAGAATTTTTATGCTATTTACCTACGGTTCTTTCCCAAGACATGGCTGGCCTAGTTAGTAATAAGTGAAAACGTACTAACTTATTAAAAACTTGCTGATAAACCCACAATATCCAAATGTTAATGACACCATCACAAATAACTGCATGAAAACTGTAAGATGTATCTATGGTAGAATCCAACATCTTGCTAAATTTTGTAATGCTCAATGTATCTTTGTCAATCACTGgcattatttaaaggttgacttgcaacaaaaatcacattaccgTTTTTTGGTATCAtgagattcaccatgtcttactctgttgtgttgtatgtgcaaaatatatgtgaatgtgattacaagcttataaaagctaaaaaatgaacagttaatcgcagccacacgagaccgccgtagatgtgggctttccaaaacggctcaaatgggacgtagttgttacaggatgatttctatttacactttcatgcaatctcattcgtcgaaatattttcacaaatatacttcatgcattcaataaaaccttgtctattgttcttacacgtctgttttatcgtcattgtaatgctggcacttttagcactggtatcttttaacttaccgtaaaaaatctttaaactttttaaccttagctcgaaggagaaatatcattgtctgataatcatgacgagcctgttggtcacctgtgataatcgaaaagtgctgcaaaaactattttcgaagtattgggtcacatgatcaaattacgacttgacgattagtccaaggcgaaacaaaactgtaaagtagcgagcatctatatttgatacggtgtcttcggtgaaacccgaagtgtttgtcataaactagtgctacgataagtttgtattgagctttttattggcctttcaattcccgtgagaacatcacgcgaAAAGACGACAACCAAattgtaatgaatacgtcagataaataaagagattccaatctacggtggcttttcgtttttgagcttttaagagcttgtaatcacatttccacgtatttggcccctacaacacaacagagtaagacatggtgaatattttgataccaaataactgtaatgtgaattttgctgcaagtcaacctttaaataatgcCAGTGATTGACAAAGATACATTGAACATTACAAAATTTAGCAAGATGTTGGATTTTACCATAGGTACATCTTACAGTTTTCATGCAGTTATTTGTGATGGTGTCATTAGCATGGGATAATGTGGGTTTATCAGCAAGTTTTTAATAAGTTAGTACGTTTTCACTTAGTACTAACTAGGCGAGCCATGTCTTGGGAAAGAACCTTAGGCAAATAGCATAAAAATTCTCAATGTTGACGCCTTTAAAGTGGCACATAAAAATGTACGAAGATGTCATCGGTGTGAGATTGTGTTGGATTAGctaatttgagttaaaatagCAATTTTCACACTCATGCAAACTCAAATTATTCGTAACACTAACACTCAAGAAAGAATCTCGTTAGTTTGAATAGATTTATCTCAGTTTATaccattttaaaactttacctgCGGTACATCACACATTCCCTACTTTGATGTAGAACTTTTAGAAACCAAAAATATGACACAGAATGAAAAACTGAGAAGATGGATCAGTAAGGAAATTAAGAGTGACCACGATGTTATATTATTGAACTGCTGAATTGTTCTCCTGTTATTATTGATGAAATACCTGATAAGTTCATCAATTGTAACAAAGACAATGTCTGTACGAACATGACTAAAAGCTTTGCTTCTTGTATCTTACAATGCATGTTAATTACAGAATATTAATTAGCAACTTTTCAAACATCTGCCATACTTGGAATATTATTTGACTATGTGTTCTATATCCTGTTGTAAATACTTTAGTTGTACCTCCATCCCACCAACAATAtgcatttaaatagaggttttcctgagtatatataaatatgtacgcTACAAACGCATATCCAACAATATAAACAAGTCACCCGACTGACACATAACATCTACCATCCTGCTTGTATGATACTGCTTCCTGTGTCGTCTAAACCGACTTCCACGATTTATCTTTAATCGCTTTACATTGATTTTATACCAATTACTAAAAATTACAGCTGCCAATAAttcaatatttgttttattgcacAAAATTCAGACAGTACCTCTCTTTAAATAAACAAACGTTGTACAGAGTTGTGAGGATTAGAAAATGAATGAGCAGGATAAGAATCATAAGAGAAAACTTATATGAAGAGTTGagtttgaaagaaaaaaatacaataaaacaaagacTCTTTATATACAAAGGAATTATTTTAAGGAGTGATAAAATCCACACTGCTCAAAGCTCGGTTTTTATTAACGAGAAGGTTCAAGAGAAAGAAGCTCAGTTGAGAAATAAACTTTAAAaggaaataataaataacagaCACAGGGAAAACTGAAATAAAGAATGCAGTAAATCGAAACAGATTAATAACCGCGACTGATGGGAATATGATTGATTTGTTGAGCAAACATTTGAAGAGACATGCCGGAAggcaaccaataaaaaaaagTAGAAGGAAATCTTCAAAAAGATATTTTgagataaaaccaaaaaaattcacagatACGAATTACAGAAATTATACCGGTCCAGAACTAGTAACTTACAATACACAAAGAGTTCATGTTGTTGGTTGATAAAATCCTCATTGATAAAAGCATGATAAGTTTGAATAATTGAAACAGTTTGTCGTGGATGTAAGTCCGCCAAAAGACACAGAAGATGGAACTTGAACATGTGGAGGCGAGGATGAAAAAAGAATATATATAGGCATCCCACACCTATATCATCAAAAAAAACATTCAGTACCTTCCTAGAAAGAACACAGCTTTCCCTGAATAGCCTTCATATGTCATGAGATCCACCTTCAGTTTAAAAGTAAAGACAAACTGATGAAGGTACAGGACTATTTTTTGCGTTGAGTTGCGTTTCGGTTGAGTTGGTGATTAAGAAAATGAAGTATGTGAAGTTTGGCATACCCAATGCACTAAAAATAGACAAGGAACAAAGTTATTCAAGTGGGGATTTCGGAAGGTTTGCGAATGAATACCAAAAGCAGTCCACACTACCCAGATG
Coding sequences within:
- the LOC137402412 gene encoding uncharacterized protein, with product MADLGPLHHCLGLLIERGENSMRLSQKPYIHQIIQKFNMENCKPVATPAAYVKLSHKDGSKLADPNLYQSMVGSLLYAAVSTRPEIAEAVGALAKFNACPTQTHLTAAKRVIRYLKGTKDLCLKFRKQGKPMVGYTDADYASDADQHSKSSAVFINAGCPISWSSKLKSPVNEMNKRTIVQPVEPGIEVMAKELTSKSPEIS